In Carnobacteriaceae bacterium zg-84, the genomic window TCATGCGTATCATCAACAATCATTTCAAATTTATCTCCCGTTGCAATACCATAATCTTCTAATACATCATATTCTCCAATATGTATACATTTATTTTTTACAACGAGTTGAAAAGGATATTTCAGTGCAATACCATGATGCTCAAACATATTATAAATAAGTTCTTTTAATTGATGCATGGTCACTTTACTTGGAACGAGTAGATCAATTTCTTTATTGTCTTTTACTAATGTAATACCAATCATAAATACACCTATTACTAAATCCCAAAGGACTGTGCATCTTCTCTATCACGCTGTTCAACAAGAGTAGCATATCTATTTAATTGTTGAAAAATATCTTCCAATAATTGTTCAAATTTCTGAACATATTGATATAATTGCTGGTATTGTTCCAAATAAGCTTGAAAAGCTTGCCCTTTCCATTCTTGTGAAATAGATGTATTCATATGATTTACTCTTTGAATAGATTGTTCAATTTCCTCTTTAGCTTGAACATAAATACGTGCTTGTTCTTTTAATTCTTGTGGTTTTAAACTGATTTGTTGCATATTCTTCCTCTTTTCTTTTTTGTTCTATTATTAGTATATGCAATATCAGAGCATTTCTTTGTAACATATAAAAAATATTTATATACCTTGATTATCATGCTGAAAGTCTTGTATGGCTTTCTCTAATGTAAAAAATGGCAATAAGTTAGAAAACTTTTTGCTTACTTTTCTACATTAAATACAGTTTTTCTAGCTTATCATAAATCATTTATTTCCTTTTCAAACAAAAATATACTCTTTTTTTATTAAATGATAATAGGATTTATCTTGAATCATCTTAAAATCTAATTTTTCATAACAATTTTCTGGTACAGGTATCATCTTTTTTATATCGAATATAGCTAAAATATGTTTTTTATACATTTCATTCTGTCTATAAATACTATATGCAAAATAATAGTATTTCTTTCAGTTATTATTTTTAATAAATACTATTTTCTATATTTTTACTTATACAGAGTAATTTTATTATATAAAGTCATATTCGAACGATTTTTCTCCTCGTTCGACTGCTTCATTTTTTACTGCTTAAAAAAAGATACCGTTATCCATTTTTAATCATTTGAATCAACATGAAGAAACATAAAAAATGACTATACTTCACAAGAAATATAGTCATTTTATAATATTATTACCTATCTGATTGAGATTGGCATCTCAAGAATGCACTCTTTTAGTTTATTTTTCTAACTGTTTCCCTAAGGCACCACCGGGGTGGAATAAATGAAAATCATCTTTTGTAAATTGACGGCTAGCCGATACAACCACAGCAATGCTGTCACCTAAAGCGAGCATCGTTGTTGAACTTGTCGTTGGGGCTAATCCTAAAACATCAGCTTCTTTTTCATACGTATAGTGTAATGTATAATCACACATATCAGCTAAACTAGATTGGTCTTTTGATGTAAAAGCAATCGTGATACAGCCGATTTTTCTTAATGTTGGTAACATACTTAATACTTCTTGTGTACTTCCACTATTAGATAGCAAAAATACAATATCTTGTGTTTGTATCATACCAAAATCGCCATGAAATGCTTCAGTGCTATGTACAAAGATAGCAGGTATACCAACACTAGAAAAAGTTGCTGCAAGTTTTTTACCAACGTGTCCGGATTTTCCAACCCCAGTGAATACAATTTTACCTTGGCAAGAATCAACAATTTCGACAATTTCTAATGTTTGCTCATTTAAGCGATTTGCTGTTTTTAATAGTCCTTCACTTTCCATTTTTAAACTTGTTTTTAATAAGTCTAATTTATTCATACCCTATTTTCTCCAATTCATTTAATGTTAATAATTCTAAAAATGAGTTACAATCATTGATTTGTTTTAATTTTTCTTGAAATAAATCTGTATCTGATAAAAGTTTTACTAAATCTGCCATGACATGAATATGCTTTTTGTGATCAATGGCACTTAAGAAAAACAGGCATGAAATAGGTTCTTTTTGTCTTTGAAACATAATCGGTTCTTGTAGTTTCACAAAGGATATTGCAACATCATGTGAGCCATTTTCAGGTTTTGTATGTGGCATTGAAATCCCTGGTGAAATAAGCATCGCATCTTGCCTTTCTTCTATATGCTTTAAAATATGTTCCACATATCGTTTTTCAATCACACCGTCATCAAGCAATGGTTGTGCTGCATACTCAATAGCTTCTTGTATAGTTGTTGCAGGACAGTTTAATTGAATATACTGTTGTTTTATGACATCGGATAATCGTAAAACATGTTTTGTTTCAAAAGACATTTGATTGTTTGAAAAATATTTAAATAAATCTCTTCTTAGTGCTTTCGCATTATGAACAGTTGCATATTTTTCAACAATGTTCATCACTGTTTCAACACCTGGCAATCTAAAATGTTTATTTCCAATTTCTGAATAAACTTGACGAATAATATCATATTTTTCATCGACACTCATAATAGGATTTACGACAAACACTGGTTTTGATGTTTCAAGTAATTTATAGTTTGGAATTGTTGAAAACACAATATCGTAGGTATTTGTATCTAGTTTAAAGTATGTGTCATAATCAACTGGACCAATAAAAGTCATATCCGAAAAAATATTTTTCAATTCAGTATAAATAATAGCCGAACTACCAATACCATTTGGACAGACAACAATTGCTGTTGTTTTATGTGTCATCGTGATATTAGAATGATTTTGTATCATTGCTGAAAAATGCATGGTTAAAAAAGCAATTTCTTCATCGGGAATTGAACTACCAAATACTGATTCAATAGATGATAACGTTTCTTTCACAATAAAAAACATTTCTTTGTATTGCTGTTTTGTTTCATGAATCAATCCATTGATAATCGGTAATCTAAAAAGCATACGATAATAAGTAGGACGTATATGACTATATAGCTGTTTTAAAACTGAAAACTTATCATCAAATTGTATACCTGCCAATAATTCAAAACGAAATACAATGCGTTCTACTATATCTAAAATAAGCATTCTATCAAAGGAAGTTTCTCCTATATTACCTACGGTTTGTCCGAGTAACCATGCTGTTAAGTACAACACTTCATTCTTTTCTACTAAACCAAATGTACTTAAAATATCTTTTGCCAAACGATATTCTTTTGCTTCTTCAAGAGAATGCTTAAATTGAAATGGAATTGTTTTTTTCATACGATATTTTAAAATAAGTAGAAAATATGCAAATTCATTTAAACGATTTTCTACAAATGTAATACGATGTTCTTGACTAATCACTGTAATTTTTTCTTTGATTTCCTGCACATGTTCATCAATATTTTCTTTTAAATAACGTTTAAAAAAAATAGAGTAAATAATATCATGATGCTCTGAAAAATCAATCATAATTTGACGGATTAAAAATCGTCGTATATCAAACTCTTCTCCCGATAGATAATAACCATCTTTTCTAGAATATAAAAGGTTGATACGATAGTTTAATAATTCATGCTCTAATTGTTTTAAATCATTCATCAATGTTGTTTTTGAAATTTTTAATAAATCAATAAAATCATTGACAGCAATATAATCTGAATATTGAGATACTAATATTAAAAAAATAAAGTATCGTCTTTCTTCACTATCTAAAATATATGATGTTAAATAATCTGAACTAGACGGATATTGTCTTAAAAAACTGAATTGAGCTGTTGTTAGCCTAATGAGTGTACTATTCATACGAAGTGGCATCAATTTATAATCGACAAGCAATTCATTTATTTTGTTTAAAGAATAATCAATTTGACGTAAGGTTAATTTCGTTTCTCTTTCAATACGATTGATATCTGTTTCTTTATTTTTTAAAATACTATTCAAAACGAGTGTTGCTTTTTTATCTAACATATCTACTCCTCATTTTCTAGTTGTTTCTAAACAAGGTCACTCCTTCAACAAAACGTGCTGCATTTTCACGAATATTTTCTACGGTACCTGTAGTTAATAAGCTACCTACCCCAACAACTTGAATACCGTTTTTCAACCATTCTCCAATATTTTCAGGTGTTGCACCACCAGATGATAAGATTGGTAAATATGGTAATGGTGTTTTAAACACTTTTCCTAAACTTGCACCATAATAGTTAGAAATAGGGAATGCTTTTATCATAGACGCTCCATATTCTAATGCTTCAATGACTTCGGTATAAGACGTACATCCTGGCATATAAGGCACTTGATATCTATTACATAATTTAGCTACATCTTTACTAAAATTAGGTGAAATAATAAATTTTGCACCAGCTAAAATCGCAATACGTGCAGTTTCACTATCTAAAACTGTCCCTGCACCTACAAGCATTTTATCTTGATATTTTTCTTGAATTGCTCTAATAAATTCCGGTGCACGACTATTAGTAAAACTAATTTCCATGCAATCGACACCACCGGCTAAACAGCCATCTACAATTTCAAATCCTCTTTGAATCGTATCAATACGTACAATAGCCATAATAGCTGTTTGATATAAACGATTTAATGTTTCTAATTTTGTCATCTTAGTTTTCCTCCTTGAAATAGTTGTCCAAAACGTCTTTAATATCTTGCTGATACTCATCTAAAACTGGTAGAACTGGTCGTCTAGCCTCTCCAACATCATGACCAACATACGTCAAGGCATACTTTAAAACAGATGGAATAGAACCATATTTTAAGATACGTCTAAATTCTTCGATACTATTTTGGTAGTCTTGTGCTTTTTCAAGATTACCTGCTTGATATTCACGAACAATGGCGACATCTATATCTGTTAACACATTAGAGGTAGCAGCAACAGCTCCGGCAGCGCCTAGCTTTAATGCATTTAAAATAAGAGAATCGGAACCCGATAATACTTTAAAATCTTTTTCTTTTGTTTCATCAATATAAGCTTTTATATTGTCAATGTTTCCACTACTATCTTTAATCCCAATTATATTTGTGATATCAGCTAGTTTTTTTACAAGTGTAGGACTTAGTGGATTACCTGTTAATCCGGGCATATTATATAAAATAACTGGAATTGTCACATTTCTGGCAATGGCTTTAAAATGCTCATACAATTCTTCTTCTTTTAATTTCACAAAATAAGGGGCAATCACCGATAAAGCATCTGCTCCAATACTTTCCATGTCTTTTGCTAAAGAAATAACTTCGTTTGTATCATTACCACCAACACCTACATAAACAGGTACACGTTTATTTGTATATGACACAACATATTTTGCAAAGTCTAATTTTTCCTCTTTTGTCATGACATGAAATTCACCATTTGTTCCTAAAATAAATAAACCCGATACTTGTTTGCTTATTAAATGGTCAATTAACTTTTCAGTCGCTTGCCAATTTATTGTATTGTCTTTATCAAATGGTGTTACCATTGCCGTAATCAGTCCACCTAATGTCATTGTAAAACCTCCTAAAAAACAAAACTCAGCGAATAAATCCCACTGAGTTTTGCATATATTATTTAAAGATACTTAAAATACCGTCTAATAAAATACCAGTCACATTGTAGTCAATATTTGGGAATGTTGAACCTTGTATGCCTAATTGACCGTATAGTGGGAATAAGACAACTGGTAGGAATGCTAATAATAATCCTGCCACGAATGAGCCTGCAATCGCACCTCTCCAACCA contains:
- a CDS encoding WXG100 family type VII secretion target; its protein translation is MQQISLKPQELKEQARIYVQAKEEIEQSIQRVNHMNTSISQEWKGQAFQAYLEQYQQLYQYVQKFEQLLEDIFQQLNRYATLVEQRDREDAQSFGI
- a CDS encoding type III toxin-antitoxin system ToxN/AbiQ family toxin; the encoded protein is MYKKHILAIFDIKKMIPVPENCYEKLDFKMIQDKSYYHLIKKEYIFV
- a CDS encoding SIS domain-containing protein is translated as MNKLDLLKTSLKMESEGLLKTANRLNEQTLEIVEIVDSCQGKIVFTGVGKSGHVGKKLAATFSSVGIPAIFVHSTEAFHGDFGMIQTQDIVFLLSNSGSTQEVLSMLPTLRKIGCITIAFTSKDQSSLADMCDYTLHYTYEKEADVLGLAPTTSSTTMLALGDSIAVVVSASRQFTKDDFHLFHPGGALGKQLEK
- a CDS encoding BglG family transcription antiterminator, producing the protein MLDKKATLVLNSILKNKETDINRIERETKLTLRQIDYSLNKINELLVDYKLMPLRMNSTLIRLTTAQFSFLRQYPSSSDYLTSYILDSEERRYFIFLILVSQYSDYIAVNDFIDLLKISKTTLMNDLKQLEHELLNYRINLLYSRKDGYYLSGEEFDIRRFLIRQIMIDFSEHHDIIYSIFFKRYLKENIDEHVQEIKEKITVISQEHRITFVENRLNEFAYFLLILKYRMKKTIPFQFKHSLEEAKEYRLAKDILSTFGLVEKNEVLYLTAWLLGQTVGNIGETSFDRMLILDIVERIVFRFELLAGIQFDDKFSVLKQLYSHIRPTYYRMLFRLPIINGLIHETKQQYKEMFFIVKETLSSIESVFGSSIPDEEIAFLTMHFSAMIQNHSNITMTHKTTAIVVCPNGIGSSAIIYTELKNIFSDMTFIGPVDYDTYFKLDTNTYDIVFSTIPNYKLLETSKPVFVVNPIMSVDEKYDIIRQVYSEIGNKHFRLPGVETVMNIVEKYATVHNAKALRRDLFKYFSNNQMSFETKHVLRLSDVIKQQYIQLNCPATTIQEAIEYAAQPLLDDGVIEKRYVEHILKHIEERQDAMLISPGISMPHTKPENGSHDVAISFVKLQEPIMFQRQKEPISCLFFLSAIDHKKHIHVMADLVKLLSDTDLFQEKLKQINDCNSFLELLTLNELEKIGYE
- a CDS encoding ketohydroxyglutarate aldolase translates to MTKLETLNRLYQTAIMAIVRIDTIQRGFEIVDGCLAGGVDCMEISFTNSRAPEFIRAIQEKYQDKMLVGAGTVLDSETARIAILAGAKFIISPNFSKDVAKLCNRYQVPYMPGCTSYTEVIEALEYGASMIKAFPISNYYGASLGKVFKTPLPYLPILSSGGATPENIGEWLKNGIQVVGVGSLLTTGTVENIRENAARFVEGVTLFRNN
- the dapA gene encoding 4-hydroxy-tetrahydrodipicolinate synthase, encoding MTLGGLITAMVTPFDKDNTINWQATEKLIDHLISKQVSGLFILGTNGEFHVMTKEEKLDFAKYVVSYTNKRVPVYVGVGGNDTNEVISLAKDMESIGADALSVIAPYFVKLKEEELYEHFKAIARNVTIPVILYNMPGLTGNPLSPTLVKKLADITNIIGIKDSSGNIDNIKAYIDETKEKDFKVLSGSDSLILNALKLGAAGAVAATSNVLTDIDVAIVREYQAGNLEKAQDYQNSIEEFRRILKYGSIPSVLKYALTYVGHDVGEARRPVLPVLDEYQQDIKDVLDNYFKEEN